Proteins encoded together in one Sinorhizobium meliloti window:
- the dut gene encoding dUTP diphosphatase, with amino-acid sequence MHTPENRPAPTPGLTLVRLPHGEGLDLPAYETAGAAGMDLRAAVPAEDPMTIRPGERALVPTGFIFEIPAGHEGQIRPRSGLAFKHGITCLNTPGTVDSDYRGEVKVLLVNLGAEDFAVERGMRIAQIVIAPVTQLAIREADGPTATTRGAGGFGSTGTR; translated from the coding sequence ATGCACACGCCCGAAAATCGACCTGCCCCGACCCCCGGCCTCACCCTCGTCCGCCTGCCTCATGGCGAGGGCCTCGACCTGCCGGCCTACGAGACCGCGGGTGCCGCCGGCATGGACCTCCGCGCGGCCGTGCCGGCCGAGGACCCGATGACGATCCGGCCGGGAGAGCGCGCATTGGTCCCGACGGGTTTTATCTTCGAGATCCCCGCCGGTCATGAAGGACAGATCCGGCCACGTTCCGGGCTGGCCTTCAAGCACGGCATCACCTGCCTCAACACGCCGGGCACCGTCGACAGCGACTATCGCGGAGAGGTGAAGGTGCTGCTCGTCAATCTCGGTGCGGAGGATTTCGCGGTCGAGCGCGGCATGCGTATCGCCCAGATCGTGATCGCCCCGGTGACCCAGCTGGCGATCCGCGAGGCAGATGGCCCCACGGCGACGACGCGCGGGGCCGGCGGCTTCGGCTCGACCGGAACTAGATAA
- a CDS encoding AraC family transcriptional regulator → MAKGHFRMLPRRIAGVDVVEATTNHSFARHTHEQFGIGLIHAGAQTSLSGRGTVEAEAGDVITVNPGEVHDGAPIGDAGRSWRMLYLDPPLVASLVDDVTDGKRSDCEFSDPVIRSTGLAARFGAIFAAAAAADGAETMLRWDELAITLFAEAMQLASRDAPAGVPKSVASAVSLIEDDPLASLTLADLARESGLSRFQLVRGFSKATGLTPHAYLLQRRIDVVRRLIAGGTPLAEAAAAGGFVDQSHMTRVFVRKYGFSPGVYAQAVN, encoded by the coding sequence ATGGCGAAAGGGCATTTCAGAATGCTGCCGCGCCGCATCGCCGGCGTCGACGTGGTGGAAGCGACGACGAATCACAGTTTCGCGCGCCATACGCACGAGCAGTTCGGCATCGGCCTGATTCATGCGGGTGCGCAGACGTCGCTGAGCGGCCGCGGAACCGTCGAGGCGGAAGCGGGCGACGTGATCACCGTCAATCCGGGTGAGGTCCACGACGGAGCCCCGATCGGCGACGCGGGCCGGTCCTGGCGGATGCTCTACCTCGATCCGCCGCTGGTCGCCTCGCTCGTCGATGACGTCACCGATGGGAAGAGGTCGGATTGCGAATTCTCGGACCCGGTGATCAGAAGTACCGGGCTGGCAGCCCGCTTCGGCGCGATCTTTGCGGCTGCCGCGGCCGCCGACGGCGCCGAGACGATGCTTCGCTGGGATGAACTGGCCATCACCCTTTTCGCGGAGGCGATGCAGCTTGCCTCGCGGGATGCGCCGGCAGGCGTGCCGAAGTCGGTCGCCTCGGCCGTAAGCCTTATCGAGGACGATCCGCTGGCGTCGCTTACGCTCGCGGACCTCGCCCGCGAGAGCGGCCTGAGCCGCTTCCAGCTCGTGCGCGGTTTCTCCAAGGCGACGGGACTGACGCCCCATGCCTATCTCCTCCAACGCCGGATAGACGTCGTCCGGCGGCTGATCGCCGGAGGCACGCCGCTCGCGGAAGCGGCAGCTGCCGGCGGCTTCGTGGACCAGAGCCACATGACACGCGTGTTCGTGCGCAAATACGGCTTCTCCCCCGGTGTCTACGCGCAAGCGGTGAACTGA
- a CDS encoding NAD(P)-dependent oxidoreductase produces MTILVTGSAGHLGEALIRVLCAAGRDVRGIDIKSSPFTDAVGSVADRRFVRHAMKDVRAVIHSATLHKPHVATHGYREFVDTNVAGTVNLLEEAAGAGVGAFVFTSTTSAFGSALTPAPGEPAAWITEDVQPIPRNIYGVSKVAAEGFCELFARRHGLPAVILRTSRFFPEADDDAENRGRFETANAQANELLYRRADIEDVVSAHLSALDRAMEIGFGRFIVSAPTPFTRDDLASLREDAPSVVFSRFPECEALYAQRGWRLFPTIDRVYVSARTTACLGWRPKYDFTHVLKCLRRGEDFRSPLAIEIGSKGYHDTVFADGPYPVA; encoded by the coding sequence ATGACGATACTGGTGACGGGAAGCGCCGGCCATCTGGGTGAGGCATTGATAAGGGTACTGTGCGCGGCCGGCCGCGACGTTCGCGGCATCGACATCAAGAGCTCGCCATTCACCGATGCCGTCGGGTCGGTCGCCGACCGCCGCTTCGTCCGTCACGCAATGAAGGACGTGCGCGCAGTCATCCATTCCGCGACCCTGCACAAGCCGCATGTGGCGACGCACGGTTATCGCGAGTTCGTCGATACCAATGTCGCGGGCACGGTCAATCTGCTGGAAGAGGCAGCCGGGGCGGGCGTCGGCGCCTTTGTCTTCACCAGCACCACGAGCGCCTTCGGTTCGGCCCTGACGCCGGCGCCCGGCGAGCCGGCAGCCTGGATCACGGAGGACGTCCAGCCGATCCCGCGCAACATCTACGGTGTGAGCAAAGTCGCAGCGGAGGGATTCTGCGAGCTTTTCGCGCGGCGGCACGGTCTGCCCGCCGTCATTCTCCGGACCTCGCGCTTCTTTCCCGAGGCCGATGACGATGCGGAAAACCGCGGCCGCTTTGAAACGGCCAATGCGCAGGCGAATGAATTGCTCTACCGGCGCGCGGATATCGAGGATGTCGTGAGCGCCCATCTATCGGCCCTGGACCGGGCGATGGAGATCGGCTTTGGCCGTTTCATCGTCTCGGCCCCGACGCCGTTCACGCGCGACGATCTCGCCTCTCTGCGGGAGGATGCCCCATCCGTCGTCTTCAGCCGCTTTCCCGAATGCGAGGCGCTTTATGCGCAACGGGGGTGGCGGCTCTTTCCGACGATCGATCGGGTCTATGTGAGTGCCCGCACGACGGCTTGTCTCGGCTGGCGGCCGAAATACGATTTTACCCATGTGTTGAAATGCCTGCGCCGCGGCGAGGATTTCCGCAGCCCGCTCGCAATCGAGATCGGGTCCAAGGGCTACCACGACACGGTCTTTGCGGATGGCCCCTATCCGGTCGCCTGA
- the iolE gene encoding myo-inosose-2 dehydratase — MIRYGTNPIAWSNDDDHSIGAHLTLEDCLSDCKKIGFDGIEKGHKMPSDPEALKQKLSSYDLVFVSGWHSTNLLTHDVEAEKKAIQPHLDLLKHNGCRVAIVCETSNAIHGDDSKSLVKDKPVLPADKWEKFGADLEAIAEYCAGQGIDLVYHHHMGTIVQTGEEIDLLMRNTGPATKLLLDTGHAWFGGSDPADVARRYMDRVRHIHCKNVRPAVRAVVESEGLSFLEGVRRGVFTVPGDAEGGVDFLPVLKIAAQHGYDGWLVIEAEQDSAVRNPFEYQSLGLKSLKAFAKEAGLDA; from the coding sequence ATGATCCGTTACGGAACCAACCCGATCGCCTGGAGCAATGACGACGACCATTCGATCGGCGCGCATCTGACGCTCGAGGACTGCCTCTCCGATTGCAAGAAGATCGGCTTCGACGGCATCGAGAAGGGCCACAAGATGCCGTCCGACCCCGAAGCGCTGAAGCAGAAGCTCTCAAGTTACGATCTCGTCTTCGTCTCGGGCTGGCACTCGACCAACCTCCTCACCCATGATGTCGAAGCGGAGAAGAAGGCTATCCAGCCGCATCTCGACCTTCTGAAGCATAATGGCTGCCGGGTGGCGATCGTCTGCGAAACCTCGAACGCCATTCACGGCGACGATTCCAAGTCGCTCGTGAAGGACAAGCCGGTTCTGCCGGCGGACAAGTGGGAGAAATTCGGCGCCGACCTTGAGGCAATCGCCGAATATTGCGCCGGCCAGGGCATCGATCTGGTCTACCACCACCACATGGGCACAATCGTCCAGACCGGCGAGGAGATCGACCTCCTGATGCGGAACACCGGTCCGGCGACCAAACTGCTGCTCGACACCGGCCATGCCTGGTTCGGTGGTTCCGATCCGGCGGACGTGGCGCGGAGATATATGGACCGCGTCCGCCACATTCATTGCAAGAACGTCCGCCCGGCGGTCCGCGCGGTGGTCGAAAGCGAAGGCCTGTCCTTCCTCGAGGGTGTGCGACGCGGCGTCTTTACCGTTCCGGGCGATGCGGAAGGGGGCGTCGATTTCCTGCCGGTTCTGAAGATCGCCGCCCAGCACGGCTATGATGGCTGGCTGGTCATCGAAGCCGAGCAGGACTCGGCCGTGCGCAATCCGTTCGAGTACCAATCGCTCGGGCTGAAGTCGCTGAAGGCCTTTGCGAAGGAAGCGGGGCTCGACGCGTAG
- a CDS encoding GFA family protein, protein MHIDGQCHCGFVTYEAEIDPEHVTICHCNDCQRLTGTAYRVSTSTPRSSFRLTGGEPKLYVKTGENGRKRLQFFCPDCGSPVYTTGTDEDAEEIGIRVGTINQRRELAPRKQIWCSSALPWSGEIGKLPGLPRD, encoded by the coding sequence ATGCATATCGACGGCCAGTGCCATTGCGGCTTCGTTACCTACGAGGCGGAGATCGATCCGGAGCACGTAACGATCTGCCATTGTAACGATTGCCAACGGCTGACCGGCACCGCCTACCGCGTCAGCACCAGCACGCCGCGATCATCGTTCCGGCTGACGGGCGGCGAGCCGAAGCTTTACGTCAAGACCGGCGAAAACGGACGCAAGCGGCTGCAATTCTTCTGCCCCGATTGCGGCTCGCCGGTCTACACGACGGGCACCGACGAGGACGCAGAGGAGATCGGCATCCGCGTCGGCACCATAAATCAGCGGCGCGAACTTGCACCCCGCAAGCAGATCTGGTGTTCCTCCGCCCTGCCCTGGTCCGGCGAGATCGGCAAGCTGCCGGGGCTGCCACGGGATTGA
- the iolB gene encoding 5-deoxy-glucuronate isomerase: protein MSKLLIKPKAQSGLMQEITPESAGWTYVGFALHRLRPSETTGGEAGEKELCLVLVSGKARVSVDGKDFGELGERMTPFEGQPYAVYVPRGSSWQAEATTDLDLAVCSAPGGEGFEAKIIRPGTHPQMTRGRGTNTRYVTNIMPEDDESAQSLLVVEVITPGGHTSSYPPHKHDQDHLPAESYLEETYYHRLNPPQGFAMQRVYTDDRSLDEAMAVEDGDVTLVPRGYHPVAAVHGYDSYYLNVMAGPKRIWKFHNAREHEWLFTGV from the coding sequence ATGTCCAAACTGCTCATCAAACCGAAAGCGCAATCCGGCCTGATGCAGGAGATCACGCCGGAAAGTGCCGGCTGGACCTATGTCGGTTTCGCCCTCCATCGGCTGCGGCCCAGCGAGACGACCGGCGGCGAAGCGGGCGAAAAGGAACTCTGCCTTGTACTCGTCAGCGGAAAAGCCAGGGTTTCGGTCGATGGCAAGGACTTCGGCGAGCTCGGCGAGCGCATGACGCCTTTCGAGGGCCAGCCCTATGCGGTCTATGTGCCGAGGGGCAGCAGCTGGCAGGCCGAAGCGACCACGGATCTCGACCTCGCCGTCTGCTCCGCGCCGGGCGGGGAAGGCTTCGAGGCGAAAATCATCCGCCCCGGCACGCACCCGCAGATGACGCGCGGCCGGGGCACCAATACCCGCTACGTCACCAACATCATGCCGGAAGACGACGAATCGGCGCAGTCGCTGCTGGTCGTCGAGGTGATCACGCCGGGCGGTCACACCTCCTCCTACCCGCCGCACAAACACGACCAGGACCACCTGCCGGCCGAAAGCTATCTCGAGGAGACCTATTACCACCGCCTAAACCCGCCGCAGGGTTTTGCAATGCAACGCGTCTATACCGACGACCGTTCGCTGGACGAGGCCATGGCGGTGGAAGATGGCGACGTGACGCTGGTACCGAGGGGCTACCATCCGGTGGCTGCGGTCCACGGCTACGATTCCTATTATCTCAACGTCATGGCGGGGCCGAAGCGGATCTGGAAGTTCCACAATGCGAGGGAACACGAGTGGCTGTTCACCGGCGTCTGA
- a CDS encoding DMT family transporter: MSKQVQGYVFLSLAMVLVGSTVIASKIIAAGLPPFTATALRFAIAFPLFLGLMRATGASWPKLPKSDWLILLFQAGAGSVGYTTLLISGLKLTSAADAGVIIGTLPVVSAAIAIMVLGERPHRSVFAAVCLAAAGVLAIVFRPDANAAHSLAGSALIFGAVICEGLFILLNKRVSVAIPPLGLSALMTGFGGAIALPFVLAELPSMGATGAPALAAVAYYALVPTVGGFVLWYAGLQKVSGTEASVFTALAPVSALLLAAAVLGETITANQMIGMACVLIAVLSLGLRRAGPERAG; this comes from the coding sequence ATGTCGAAGCAGGTTCAGGGATATGTTTTTTTGTCGCTCGCCATGGTGCTCGTCGGCAGCACCGTGATCGCGAGCAAGATCATCGCCGCCGGCCTGCCGCCGTTCACGGCAACGGCGCTGCGTTTTGCCATCGCCTTCCCTCTTTTCCTGGGCCTGATGCGCGCGACCGGGGCGTCCTGGCCCAAGCTGCCGAAGAGCGATTGGCTCATCCTCCTGTTTCAGGCAGGCGCCGGCAGCGTCGGCTACACGACTCTGCTCATTTCCGGCCTGAAGCTCACCTCTGCGGCCGATGCCGGCGTCATCATCGGGACGCTCCCCGTCGTCTCCGCCGCAATCGCCATCATGGTTCTCGGCGAGCGTCCGCATCGCTCCGTGTTCGCGGCCGTTTGCCTGGCGGCGGCCGGCGTTCTCGCGATCGTCTTCCGGCCGGATGCAAACGCCGCGCATTCGCTCGCCGGCAGCGCGCTGATCTTCGGCGCGGTCATCTGCGAAGGCCTGTTCATCCTGCTCAACAAGCGCGTCAGCGTCGCGATTCCGCCGCTTGGCCTGTCGGCGCTGATGACGGGCTTCGGTGGTGCCATTGCGCTCCCGTTCGTGCTTGCAGAGCTTCCTTCGATGGGTGCGACAGGCGCGCCGGCGCTCGCGGCGGTCGCCTATTACGCGCTCGTGCCGACGGTCGGGGGCTTCGTGCTCTGGTATGCGGGACTTCAGAAGGTGAGCGGCACCGAGGCCTCGGTCTTCACCGCCTTGGCACCGGTTTCCGCGCTGCTCCTCGCCGCTGCCGTTCTCGGCGAGACGATCACCGCCAATCAGATGATCGGCATGGCATGCGTGCTGATCGCCGTGCTGAGCCTCGGTCTTCGCAGGGCCGGTCCGGAGCGGGCCGGCTAG
- a CDS encoding LysE family translocator codes for MPEIQNLLGFALIAFGMVLTPGPNMIYLISRSICQGPGAGLISLGGIALGFVCYMVSAALGITALLLAVPFAYDALRFAGALYLLYLAWQAVRPGGRSIFQVRDLPKDRPRKLFAMGLFTSLLNPKVAILYVSLLPQFIRPEAGNVLVQSLVFGSVQIAISVSVNALIAMTAGAVAAFLSGRPSFMLVQRWLMSTALAGLAISMASEARR; via the coding sequence ATGCCCGAAATTCAGAACCTCCTGGGCTTCGCCCTGATCGCATTCGGCATGGTGCTGACGCCGGGGCCGAACATGATCTATCTGATCTCCCGCTCGATCTGCCAGGGACCGGGGGCGGGACTGATCTCGCTCGGGGGCATAGCCCTCGGCTTCGTCTGTTACATGGTGTCTGCCGCGCTCGGCATTACCGCCCTGCTTCTGGCGGTTCCCTTTGCCTATGACGCCCTTCGTTTCGCAGGTGCGCTTTACCTGCTTTACCTTGCCTGGCAGGCCGTTCGTCCCGGCGGCCGCTCGATTTTTCAAGTGCGGGACCTCCCGAAGGATCGCCCGCGCAAGCTTTTCGCAATGGGCCTCTTCACCAGCCTGCTCAATCCGAAGGTGGCCATCCTTTACGTGTCGCTGCTGCCGCAATTCATCCGCCCCGAGGCCGGCAACGTGCTCGTGCAGTCGCTCGTCTTCGGCAGCGTGCAGATCGCGATCAGCGTCAGCGTCAATGCGCTGATCGCGATGACCGCCGGAGCGGTGGCCGCCTTCCTCTCCGGTCGGCCGTCCTTCATGCTGGTGCAGCGTTGGCTCATGAGCACGGCGCTGGCGGGTCTTGCCATCAGCATGGCCTCGGAGGCCCGGCGTTAG
- a CDS encoding Lrp/AsnC family transcriptional regulator — MLDELDRRILEILAANARVSLKELAQEAGLSSPSAAERLRKLEERGVLDGFTISVNPARLGYPLQAIVRIRPMPGMLHIVERLIQETPEFIECDKVTGDDCFIAKMLVRDMAELDTILDRIAEKAQTNTSIVKSSPVKRRLPPLI, encoded by the coding sequence ATGCTGGACGAGCTCGACCGCCGCATTCTCGAAATTCTGGCCGCCAACGCCCGGGTGTCGTTGAAGGAACTGGCGCAGGAGGCCGGCCTTTCCTCGCCGAGCGCGGCGGAGCGGCTGCGCAAGCTCGAGGAGCGCGGCGTGCTCGATGGTTTCACCATCTCGGTCAATCCGGCGCGTCTCGGCTATCCGCTGCAGGCGATCGTCCGCATCCGGCCGATGCCGGGGATGCTGCATATCGTCGAAAGGCTGATCCAGGAAACGCCCGAATTCATCGAATGCGACAAGGTCACGGGGGACGACTGCTTCATCGCCAAGATGCTGGTGCGCGACATGGCGGAACTCGACACGATCCTCGATCGCATCGCGGAAAAGGCGCAGACGAACACGTCGATCGTCAAATCCTCGCCGGTCAAGCGGCGCCTGCCGCCGCTTATCTAG
- a CDS encoding LysE family translocator, with translation MTLAALLAYSGALFIAGIIPGPGVTALVARALGSGFRETFFMGLGLIVGDMVYLTAVVLGLAFIAQTFTTAFLVVKIAGALYLGYIAWKLWTAGLLSQNIEARKSTSAALSFLSGLTVTLGNPKTMLFYVALVPTLIDLASIGIRDYGLLLVATFLVLLAVLLPYMLLAARARSLLKEPQALKVLNRAAAGILAGTAAYIATRAT, from the coding sequence GTGACACTTGCGGCTCTTCTCGCCTATAGCGGCGCTCTCTTCATCGCCGGCATCATTCCCGGCCCGGGCGTGACGGCGCTCGTTGCCCGAGCCCTGGGATCGGGCTTTCGGGAAACCTTCTTCATGGGCCTCGGCCTCATCGTCGGCGACATGGTCTATCTGACGGCGGTAGTTCTCGGGCTCGCCTTCATCGCCCAGACATTCACGACCGCGTTTCTGGTCGTGAAGATCGCCGGAGCGCTCTATCTCGGCTATATCGCCTGGAAGCTCTGGACGGCCGGGCTCCTGTCGCAGAACATCGAGGCGCGGAAGTCGACGAGTGCGGCGCTCTCCTTCCTCTCGGGCCTGACGGTCACGCTCGGCAATCCGAAGACGATGCTTTTCTACGTGGCGCTCGTTCCGACGCTGATCGACCTCGCCTCGATAGGGATCCGTGACTACGGCCTGCTGCTCGTCGCGACTTTCCTCGTGCTTCTTGCCGTGCTGCTGCCCTATATGCTGCTTGCGGCCCGCGCCCGCTCGCTCCTGAAAGAGCCGCAGGCGCTGAAGGTCCTGAACCGGGCCGCGGCGGGCATTCTCGCCGGAACGGCCGCCTACATTGCGACCCGCGCGACCTGA
- a CDS encoding helix-turn-helix transcriptional regulator, with translation MLYTARTLKRLRLLKGMKQSHVAELMRVTQATISRWEAGVLIPSENQQQALERLFARVPSAADAAIKRLVENSSARVHLICDHSHRLLAASPRRRAEWRREMVGEPMFRYASQEIRNAERDLAELGWHDGRLAFLAVETGPNGRDDVPISAGRVLWERIPLADGAMGRLVTAIS, from the coding sequence ATGCTCTACACGGCACGGACGCTGAAGCGGCTGCGGCTCCTGAAAGGCATGAAACAGAGCCATGTGGCGGAGCTCATGCGGGTGACGCAGGCGACGATATCGCGCTGGGAAGCGGGCGTCCTCATACCTTCCGAAAATCAGCAGCAGGCGCTGGAGCGCCTATTCGCCAGGGTGCCCTCAGCCGCCGATGCGGCTATCAAGCGGCTGGTCGAAAACTCGAGCGCGAGGGTTCACCTGATCTGCGACCACTCGCACCGGCTGCTGGCTGCTTCGCCCCGGCGGCGCGCGGAGTGGCGGCGGGAAATGGTCGGCGAGCCGATGTTCCGTTATGCCTCGCAGGAGATCCGGAATGCGGAACGCGATCTCGCGGAGCTCGGCTGGCACGATGGCCGTTTGGCTTTCCTGGCCGTCGAGACCGGGCCCAACGGCCGCGATGACGTTCCCATCTCTGCCGGTCGCGTGCTTTGGGAGCGCATACCACTCGCTGACGGCGCGATGGGCCGGCTGGTCACCGCGATCTCGTGA
- a CDS encoding DMT family transporter, with translation MEKDIRRGSAEMTAAMLISGTIGWFVLMSGQPVAGVVFWRCVFGAATLAALAAVFGLIDLRHLRMKVIILSALGGVAIVVNWLLLFAAYPRASISIATMVYNTQPFMLLGLGALFIGEKITASKLLWLSLSFAGMIAIVLAKPAGTYEPSDYLTGIALSLGAAFFYAIAALVTKLLKGTPPHLIALVQVITGAAMLAPFALVAPLPQGTLQWTLLLTVGVVHTGIMYILLYGAIQKLPNHMTGALSFIYPVAAILVDRIAFGHALQPVQIAGSVAILIAAAGTNLGWTLRPSSSSAKRPAEGSL, from the coding sequence ATGGAAAAGGACATACGGCGCGGAAGCGCGGAAATGACGGCGGCGATGCTGATTTCGGGAACGATCGGCTGGTTCGTTCTGATGTCGGGCCAGCCCGTCGCGGGCGTCGTCTTCTGGCGTTGCGTTTTCGGGGCTGCAACGCTCGCCGCGCTTGCGGCGGTCTTCGGCCTCATCGACCTGAGACATTTGCGGATGAAGGTCATTATTCTTTCCGCTCTGGGCGGCGTCGCGATCGTCGTGAACTGGCTCCTGCTCTTCGCCGCCTATCCCCGCGCCTCGATCTCCATCGCGACCATGGTCTACAACACGCAGCCCTTCATGCTGCTCGGGCTCGGCGCGCTCTTTATCGGAGAGAAGATCACCGCCAGCAAACTCCTCTGGCTCTCGCTCTCCTTCGCAGGCATGATCGCGATCGTCCTCGCCAAGCCCGCGGGCACTTATGAGCCCAGCGACTATCTCACCGGGATAGCACTGTCGCTCGGCGCCGCCTTCTTCTACGCCATCGCGGCGCTCGTTACCAAGCTCCTCAAGGGCACGCCGCCGCATCTGATCGCGCTGGTGCAGGTCATCACCGGAGCGGCCATGCTCGCCCCCTTCGCCCTCGTCGCGCCGCTGCCGCAGGGAACGCTCCAGTGGACGCTGCTCCTGACCGTCGGCGTGGTTCATACCGGCATCATGTATATTCTGCTTTACGGCGCCATACAGAAGCTGCCGAACCACATGACCGGCGCCCTTTCCTTCATCTATCCGGTGGCCGCGATCCTGGTTGACCGCATCGCGTTCGGACACGCTCTGCAGCCGGTGCAGATCGCGGGCTCGGTCGCGATCCTCATCGCTGCCGCGGGCACCAATCTCGGCTGGACCCTTCGGCCATCGTCATCGTCCGCCAAGCGTCCGGCGGAGGGAAGCCTCTAA
- a CDS encoding peptide chain release factor 3 — translation MAESIAEAVSRRRTFAIISHPDAGKTTLTEKLLLFGGAIQLAGEVKAKKDRIQTRSDWMKIERERGISVVTSVMTFEYNDTVFNLLDTPGHEDFADDTYRTLTAVDAAVMVIDAAKGIEPRTLKLFEVCRLRDIPIITFVNKMDRESRDPFEILDEVEQKLALDCAPVTWPIGRSKTFCGTYHLATDEVRGADTQERLTKVNDPEMASHRLPENERDTFIEEASLAIEACKPFDRKAFLEGHLTPVYFGSALRNFGVRDLINGLADFAPPPRAQVADIRTVEATDDRMTAFVFKIQANMDPNHRDRIAFVRVCSGKLERGMKARLSRTGKQMGLTAPQFFFASQRQLADTAFAGDVVGIPNHGTLRIGDTLTEGEPLVFQGVPNFAPEILRRVRLEDAMKAKKLKEALQQMAEEGVVQLFSPDDGAPAIVGVVGALQLDVLKERLQAEYSLPVSFEMSRFSICRWISAENPAELEKFIATHRGDIARDLDGDPVYLAQDGFSLRYESERYPAVKMVAIKEYHVAKAA, via the coding sequence ATGGCCGAAAGCATTGCCGAGGCGGTCTCCCGCCGCCGCACATTTGCGATCATTTCGCACCCGGACGCCGGTAAGACGACGCTCACCGAGAAGCTTCTGCTCTTCGGCGGCGCGATCCAGCTCGCCGGTGAGGTCAAGGCCAAGAAGGACCGCATCCAGACCCGCTCGGACTGGATGAAGATCGAGCGCGAGCGCGGCATCTCCGTCGTCACCTCGGTGATGACCTTCGAATATAACGATACTGTTTTCAACCTGCTCGATACGCCCGGTCACGAGGACTTTGCCGACGACACCTACCGCACGCTGACGGCGGTCGATGCGGCTGTCATGGTGATCGACGCGGCAAAGGGTATCGAGCCGCGCACGCTCAAGCTCTTCGAGGTCTGCCGCCTGCGCGATATCCCGATCATCACCTTCGTCAACAAGATGGACCGCGAAAGCCGCGATCCGTTCGAAATCCTCGACGAGGTCGAGCAGAAGCTGGCGCTCGACTGCGCGCCGGTCACCTGGCCGATCGGCCGCTCCAAGACCTTCTGCGGCACCTATCATCTTGCCACCGACGAGGTGCGCGGCGCCGACACGCAGGAGCGGCTGACAAAGGTCAACGATCCGGAAATGGCGTCGCACCGTCTGCCCGAGAACGAACGCGACACGTTCATCGAAGAAGCGTCGCTGGCGATCGAGGCCTGCAAGCCCTTCGACCGTAAGGCTTTCCTCGAAGGGCACCTCACGCCGGTGTACTTCGGCTCGGCGCTCAGGAACTTCGGCGTGCGCGACCTGATCAATGGGCTCGCCGACTTCGCGCCGCCGCCGCGGGCCCAGGTTGCCGACATCCGCACCGTCGAGGCGACGGACGACAGAATGACCGCCTTCGTCTTCAAGATCCAGGCGAACATGGACCCGAACCACCGCGACCGCATCGCCTTCGTCCGCGTCTGCTCGGGCAAGCTCGAGCGCGGCATGAAGGCGCGGCTTTCGCGCACCGGCAAGCAGATGGGGCTGACGGCGCCGCAGTTCTTCTTCGCCTCGCAGCGCCAGCTCGCCGATACGGCTTTCGCCGGCGACGTCGTCGGCATCCCGAACCACGGCACGCTCAGGATCGGCGATACGCTGACCGAGGGCGAGCCGCTCGTCTTCCAGGGCGTGCCGAACTTCGCACCGGAAATTCTCCGCCGCGTCCGGCTGGAAGATGCGATGAAGGCGAAGAAGCTGAAAGAGGCGCTGCAGCAGATGGCGGAAGAGGGCGTCGTGCAGCTCTTTTCTCCGGACGACGGCGCGCCTGCGATCGTCGGCGTCGTCGGAGCGCTCCAGCTTGACGTGCTCAAGGAACGCCTGCAGGCGGAATACAGTCTGCCGGTCTCCTTCGAGATGTCCCGCTTCTCCATCTGCCGCTGGATCTCCGCCGAGAACCCGGCCGAACTCGAAAAGTTCATCGCGACCCACCGCGGCGACATTGCGCGGGACCTTGACGGGGACCCGGTGTACCTGGCGCAGGACGGGTTCTCGCTGCGCTACGAATCGGAGCGCTATCCGGCGGTCAAGATGGTGGCGATCAAGGAGTATCACGTCGCCAAGGCGGCGTGA